The Populus trichocarpa isolate Nisqually-1 chromosome 18, P.trichocarpa_v4.1, whole genome shotgun sequence genomic interval cgttcagaaaaatattaaaaatattattttaaagcctttaattttttttataaaaaaaacagctagaTCATGATATTATAACCACTACTACAAATCAATCATCAGTTAATCCAAAATAATGAATGAACTGAACTTTCGATGCCAAGAGTAAAATGTGCATCCATGGCATGATGTTTCAGATTTGCCTATTTATTGCATATCACGAGTTTATGATGAGGCTAGGTCTCCAATCATGGCCACATTCATCTGTGtttcaaaatgttttaagagtatatttgacattaaaaaatattaaattaatatttttttattattttttatggttttattatgctaatttgaaaataaaaaaataatttttttataatatatttttaaataaaaaatacttttaaaaatactttaaaccacGATTACAAATACATACAGGGAAATAACTTGTAATCCAGAACAACATCCTTGCTGTTGGtaagggtgattattttcggtttggtttggtttttataaaaaaaagtaaccaaactgaaaaaaaaattaaaaaaaaaaccaaaatcggttcaaaccgaccggttttggttcggtttggttttttaggacaaaaactggttcaaaccggtttggcttggttttttccagtttggctcggtttttttcagttttggttcggttcggtttttttattttttgcttataaaaccgaaccgaaccggtcgtttttttaaaattttaatcggtttttttttacagttaagtttttttagttatttttttttaatttaatcaattttttagttttttcctcACCCTGACTGTTTAATGAAAGATGAAGACCTTGCTAAGTTCTTGATGTTACGTTGAAGAAATATTGTTACTTGTGGATTGATGCAGCAGTCCAGAGGGAGTCAAGGATAAAGAGATCAGTAATAAGTCagaatctttaaaaattaagaacgttattcgatttttatttatttaagtctcatttacaaaaacaattattgcaatcttttatatagaaaaaaaaacctgattaacactaaatagaaaaaaaatatttattttaaataaaaagttataaaaaccTAATAATACCAAATTAGGTTTTTGATGGCCgggtcaaacaaaaaaaaattaatttgccaGAGAAAGATATCTTTGAGGGCCGCTTCTTTTCAGCTTTTTGTTGATGGCATCATGGCAAGGAAGAGCTCcaaaattagaattagaatgaAGGGAAAAACCCGTTAAGGTTCCCCGCCATTTTCATCCCAATGAACCTGTGATGTTCATGGGAGCGGATGTGACTCATCCTTGCCCATTAGAAGATATCAGTCCATCTGCTGCTGCTGTGGTTGGTAGCATGAACTGGCCAGCAGCAAACAAGTACGTCTCAAGAATGAGGTCGCAAACACATCGACAAGAAATCATCTGGGACCTTGGTGCAATGGTGAAAGGATTACTAGATGACTTTTACCAGGAATTGAATGAACTTCCAAAAAGAATAATATTCTTTAGGGACGGAGTAAGCAAAACCCAATTTTATAAGGTCCTTGAAAAGGAGTTGCAAGCCATTAGAGAAGCTTGTTCTAGATTCCCTGGTTATAGACCTCCCATTTCTTTTGCAGTAGTCCAGAAGAGACATCACACAAGGTTCTTTCCTAGTGAGACTGATCCATCTTCGACTAAGAACcaattttttgacaaaaatatacCAACTGGGACTGTTGTGGACACTGATTACCTGGGACTGTTGTTAACAAGAGAAGCAAAACCATGCATGCATCAACACAGACAATCAAAACAATCtcattttaacaaaagaaaacaagccCTTGTAGAAATAAACAGAGACCGAGATCGGGCGTACCCGACTTGCACTTCTGCAATTCTAAGAAAtctacaaagaacaaaaaaaaaaaaatagccgaGTCTCATCCGGGTTTACCAGGGTCGACCGGGATCGGGTTTTGCCGGGCCAACTCCCTGgcgggtttttacttagacccaGCCGGTCCCAAGCCCGGGTCGGCCTGTCGGGCCagtccgggtttcaaaactatgaaaaacTGTCCTCCATCATAAAAGCGTCCATTAGACTGTTCTTCGAGTGGAACTTTCTTAGTTAAAGAATCAATTATCGATTTGAAtattagtcattttattttggatctcaccaccaaaatttcaataatAGCACAATAGTTAACCACTATAAATTTTTGGGAtctgataccaattgatgcATTCCTGAGTAAATGATAACAATATTTGCTATAAAAAGACCaagaatatcataattataGAGAGAcattcaagatatttaatttttattcattaaagtCTCACTTTTCAAAAGGCTACTACaaccatttatatataaaaaaaaaactaaaaaactttattaatactaaataaaaaagtaaaaataggaaaaatattcCCTTCAAATGGAAAACTAAAAAAGTCTAATAACAatgaatcataaaataaaaatataaaataaaataaaatttataaactataaaagaaaataaaaataattaagaaaaatgtttatttccttaaaaaaactcatgcatCATGTATTTTGGAccctttttataaataattttagtttagtGATTACGTGCCCTTGTAACTCTttctaatattttgttttatagtttataaattttattttattttatatttttattttatgattcatTGTTATTAGACTTTTTTAGTTTTCCATTTGAAGGgaatatttttcctatttttacttttttatttagtatacGCATTATCTTTTCACAAGgtaattagttattattagaTTAATCAGGTACAActagattttttcatatttttaaagtaagtaaaataactaaattgtcctttaaaacaataattatttagTTGGTGTCTAGAggctttttagtatttttcaccTTTTAAAAGCAGAGTAAAGTGACGAACCTACTCTTATAAGCAAAAATTCTATAACTTACATATAAGGGCTTTTTCATACTACTAATgtgaattttttagttataatcaagttgatcAAGGggtaatttagtaatttaataaatttaaaataaaatttaaaaataaaaatggccGGTGTATACAAAGCACATGCTAACGTGTTGGGAAGACATTCATGTTTTTTGGATGGCATGTGCAACGTCTCTCGACGACCAAATATCACCTTCCAAAACGGTGTTGAAATCATCTTGGTAGCCCCTTCATTCATAGTGGTGTACGTAGCTTACTGACCTTCAGTGTGACACCGACAACCTTATTTTCTCTCACCTTCTTGATTTTCGTGTCTGACTCtctaaattttaaaagcatcatttttatttgtttttctttaaaatttgatctttattcttttgattgctatttattttatttgaaataatttatattttttttttacaatttcatccttcaacatttaaaataacTCAGGTTAtctcgagtttttttatatattgttcttcattaaatttaggttttttaaaagaaattttgtgttcaaactaattaattaaatagaagCATGAGATGTTCACTTCATggtattttatttgatttgcttttcaaGTCATTGCTCTGATAGCACATGTGGTCTCTTTTGGTGTCATTGTACAGCCTTTCACAGTGGTATTAGAACCATCTCGGTAAGCTCTCTTTTTTACGGGGGTCAATGTCCACGACGAAGTGACGGTGAGTCTCCATCGAGTTTTTCTATCTTCTCATTTTGAATATGATATTGATAGctcattttttatagttaattattacccattttttttgttcattttatttactattaatgtttttttaatcatactATTAAATTAATCGAGTTTATTAAACTCAGTCAAGTCAATGATCTCAGTctcaattttttcttgcttttttaaaaatgctatcGTCAccatgacatcttttttttatatgtcaggAAAAAATTAACCTTGTTTGCAGTGTAACACGAGCCACCTATAGACCTAGGTAAATGGGATGTAATTCTATCTACATGTATTGTGTAAATTTCATATCAAAGTTCATGATGTAGAAGATTTTTCTCTAATACACACTTTTATATTACTGAACATGTCTTGATCCAAccgttaaattgaaaagaagttTTGCTACGAAATTTTAGAGATCTTGTTTTCTGTAGGGTTATAATTTTGCCGTAATTAGGGATAAAAAAGCCTTTCGATAATATCCATGAGTTATTgtctatgattttttatatttttctagttggtttaagattttgttttctatttggtttaatattttttttattttttgagctttgttagaaattatatatttttggctttattttaaggtttcttgtttttaattagGTTAGTTTTTAGGTTTATTTCAAGATTTATAAACCTCTTAAAGAAATaaactatttaaatataaaatattcaataataaaaattaaaattagaatttctatctcttttcaacaaaattatatgttttttatgcttattatttttcttgtatcgCTTCGGTTTATATCGGTTCATAAGCATTATTCAAACATGAAATTATTAGGACTCATAATAGtgaaacctaacaaaaaaatgCTTGCCTAACTATTAAATAACCACCTCTTTATTATTGGAGTGACAATTTCATCAAGCCATCCCTTTATctagataatttatttgaatattcttctcttctttttctaaattgtgaaaaaaactaaaaaaacttagtttttCATTGTATattcaaacataaatattatggaCCTGAACAATATAATGATAGTTTTGCTATTCTTAACAAGAATCATTAGTCTAATATCCAGGGTAATATAATCTTTTTACAAGGTCTAttggttaattttaaaagcaaGATTTGTTTAATTCGCGTCCaaagatgtttttgtattttcacttttttaaaagatagtaaaataactaaattacttttaaattaagatttcttTAACTAacattcaaatgtttttttgtattcCCTATCTAGTTGTTTGGTTACCATTTAATTAACCTAGAGgtaattagatattttaataaatataaaatatttttttaaaaagggctAACACGTGCAGTTCACGCGTGAGTGCATGTGTGATTTTCCTGTAGTTTAAGTGGCGCGTGCGGGGTTGTGCAACGGATAAACAATGATTTTTGGGGCGGCATTCAAATTTTCccaacggttttttttttttaaagataacaCGTGGTTTACTTACCTCTAGTTTAACATCGacaatttattgtatttttaattaaaaaatattatacattacGTTACTAAATATACACTAGTTGAACCATACACTATttgtctatttttcttttgtctttctcCTGTATTATAAGTATCCAGTAATTATAGTGTAAGCATAATAAATTTTTCCATTTAATACTATtacaaaaactcattttaaacaTGGATTTCATAATGGAAAAAGATATTAATCATCATGTAACTATGATCCAATCAAATCTACACCCAATTTAACCTAGTCTCAAAAACATTAATTGGACTTAGTTGATCTCACCAATATCAATCTTTTTCCTAATTATAAATGCTAAGCAAACCCCACATTAAATTACTCAAAACTTAATTACTTTACtttgaattaatcaaaatttcctTGGCATGTCTTTGCACTCATGGCAAAACACGTGCTCTCAAGGAATTTCAGTACAAAAATCTAACGtctaatctttttctttttggacaCATACAAGCCTGagaaagaggagagaagaagCAAAAGCATTACATGGACACACACATCATTATCAACAACAAACATCATGCAATAACACAAACAGCATTCAGGCGGTAAACAAAACCTAAAAGGAAAACACACTAACACAGAGACAAGCTTCAGATCCTAGGATCCTCAGCTTTGTTCCTTACCAACATCATTGTCAACATCAACCGCCTCCACCATTGCTAAATCTCTGTCTCTGTcttactcttatttttttatttggaaaaagagagagaatactTTCTCTCTAACTGTCAAAGCCTGTTGATTGAAAGcaaagtttcaatctttctcAGACACAAAGGCAGTGAGAGACAAAGTGTGAATAGGAAGACAAAAATAACAGTTACCCACAAAAGGGGTTTCTTAAAATCCCAGCAAAACTCATGCTTTCTCTGGTTACTCAACAGACACTACTCTGTGTTGTGCAATCATTTATCGGGGTTTCTTGAGCTTATTTGAGGAATGTTTTGTTCTTGGTGCAATGTGGGTTCAATTTTGTAGGTGAGTGATTCTGTTGGAACTTCAgagggaaaataataaaagaaatggcTTTGTTTAGAAAGTTCTTCTATAGAAAACCACCTGATGGGCTGTTGGAGATCTCTGAAAGGGTTTACGGTATGCTctagtttgaattaatttgcaAACTTTATGGTTAAAGACTGATGGGTTTTTGgttcttttgtgttttgaatttcttgctTTGATGTTGGTAGGTAATTGGTCTTGAAAGTCTCTTTCTTTTGTGATGTTATTGCTGGTAATGTAAATGCTTTGTTTGTACTGATTGTTAGTTTTTTGAATTACCTGCACTGGGATTGTGGATAATTGGTTTCCCTGTCTCTATCTTTAACTTGAGGTTTAAAgaagattcttgttttttttttcccgatttTGTTGTATTTGTCATTTGATTTTCAACTCTTTGAAACTAATTGTATTGATGCTGATAGGTAACTGGTTttaaagtttatatattttaaaatactgttCTGGATTATGCAGATATCATGTTACGTAAATAGAAACAGTTTGCTCACTTTAGAGTTCAAGATTGTTGGTTTTCTTTTGTATTGAATCTCATCTATTTATCATTCATGTCTGAAGTATCGCTTGCATGGATGTTGATGGGTATTTGGTTTTATAGTCTCTTATCTTTGGAAATAGTACTGTGGATAATGGTGCGTGGAGTTTTTATGTTTGTAAATATTAATGATGGTTCGTGTTGTTTGGTTTCAGTCTTTGATTGCTGCTATTGTATGGATACTTTTGAAGAGGAAGAATATAAAGTGTACATACGAGGCATAGTGGGTAAGCTTCGTAACCATTTGCCTGATGCTTCATTTATGGTGTTTAATTTCCAAGAAGGTGAAAATGAAAGTCAGATTGGTAGTGTATTGTCTGAATTTGACATGACTGTGATGGACTATCCTCGGCACTATGAAAGTTTCCCCTTGCTCTCAATGGAGATGATTCATCATTCCTTGCGGTCTAGCGAAAGCTGGCTGTCACTTGGGCAACAAAATGTGGTCTTGATGCATTGCGAACGAGGGGGGTGGCCGGTTCTGGCTTTCATGCTAGCTGCATTATTGCTATACGGGAAGCAGTTCACTGGTGAGCAGAGAACCTTAGACATGATTTACAAGCAAGGGCCTCAAGAGCTTTTACACCTGATGTCCCCTATTAATCCATTACCTTCGCAATTGAGGTACTTACAGTATGTATCAAGGAGGAACATGGGAACACAATGGCCTCCGCTGGATAGAGCACTTACATTGGATTGCATTATTCTTAGAGTCATTCCTTGTATGGATACAGAGGGGGGTTGCCAGCCAATATTTAGGATACATGGACAAGACCCTTTTATGGTTGTTGATAGGACTCCTAAAGTTCTGTTCTCAACACCAAAAAGGAGCAGATTTGTCCAGCATTACAAGCAGGTAGCTCAAGTTTCTTCAATTTGGACACTTTCTTATacattttgatttgaaaagttattttgtatttttttccagATCAGAAAGCAATCTTCTTATCATTGTTTATGCTGTTCTACATTACTTAAATTAGACGCTTTTCTAGGATCTGCCTTACTTTTAGAAGCAGTAATGATACAGCTGAATTTCTTTGTAAAAGTGGGGTCTAtatatcccccccccccccccttctgATTGACCTTTTCAGTTGGCAATGCTATTCCGTGTTTTTCTAATTATGATGGTTATTAGCAAAGAGTTGTTACCATTAACACTCATGTTATATTTGTTGATGTAAAGTTTGCTGTGCATGCTTTCaaattcttcttttattttggcaGGCAGATTGTGAATTGGTTAAAATCGACATTAATTGTCATATCCAAGGTGATGTTGTCATGGAGTGTATTAACTTGGACAGTGATCACGAGAGGGAACAGATGATGTTTCGGGTCATGTTTAATACTTCctttataagttcaaatatcTTGATGCTTAATCGTGATGAAATCGACACCTTATGGGATGCAAAGGATCAATTTCCCAAGGACTTCAGAGCAGAGGTATTGAGTTATCTTTCATTTCTAGAAATTTACAATGTCTAGTGGTGATTAATTGTTCTTGGTTTGGATGCAGGTTCTTTTCTCAGAGATGGATTCTAGTACTCCTATTGGTGCAATTGATTTGCCTGGTTTAGAAGAGAAAGATGGCATACCTGTGGAAGTGTTTCCCAGAGTTCACGAGATTTTCAGCAATATGGACTGGCCAGATACAAAAACTGATGTAGCACAAAATATGCACCATCATATCATGGAACCCCAAGAAAATTTGGACAGCTCTCCCCAGAGGGCAGAAGGAGGAAGTGTACTGATGGAATCAACCTTTGTCAGAGTTCAAGAGAAACCGAAACTAAATGAATCAGAAAACAAGACTCCAAGTCCCACTTCCATTACCCTGGTGAAACAATCCACTCTCTCTTTCAAACCATTTTCAGATACAAATTCAGTAAGAGAGGAGGCTGAACCCCAAGAACTAAAGGTTGCCCTCCAATCTATGCCCTCTATTAAATCATCTCCTGATGCAAATTCAGCTAGGGAGAAGGTAGAACCCCAAGAACTGAAGGTCGCTTGCCAATCTACGCTCTCTATTAAGCCATCTTTAGATGCAATTTCAACTCAAAAGAAGGTTGAGCCACAAGAGCTCCAGGTTGCTCTCCAATGGCCAGCTCAATCTAAGATCATATCACAGCGAGTACCCCAGAGATCACTCTGTTCTCCAGTTTCCTACGGCAATAACTTACAGGGCTTACCTGTGCCTATGTCAAGATACCACAGTGCACCCTCTGCCCTAGGAATTACAGCTTTGTTGCATGATCATGCTGTATCTAAAGGCGAAGAAGTCGTGCGTCCAGTGACATTATCTCTGCCTTCCTCAGCTATTTCATCTCCAATCACAGGTGTGCTTAAACCTCCACCACTCAATAATGTGTCTGCTCCAAGGACACCACCACTTCCTACACCATTGCAATCTTCATTTGAAGCTCCTAAAACAACAGAAAAGCCTTCTCCAACATGTCATATTCCTCCAGCTATTCCTCAACctatttcaatttcttctccCGTCACAGATCCACCCAAACCTGCACAACTCAATCATGTGGCTGCTCCGGGGACACCACCATGCCCTCTTAACCCATTGCAATCATCAATTGAAGCTCCCAAaactacaaattttttttccgGTGCTTGTCATATTCCTCCTCAATCCAGAGGAACAGATTCTCTACTTAATCAACATCCTCAACCAACATCAGACAGTATCCACTCACCATTGTTTCcatctcttctctcttctctttcttattcttcttctcctGTTATCAAGAGTTCATCTTCAGCTCCCCCAGCTCCTCCTCCACCCCCTTCTTTTTCAAAGGCATCCCCATCTCCTTTCACCAAGAAATCATTCCCaactccccctccccctccccctccccctcccctgCCTCCTTTTACAGCAGCACCTCCATCTTCCACTAACAGGAACTCGTATTCAGCTCCCCCTCCTCTACCTCCTGGAATGGCTTCAAAGGTTGCCAGCTCAGGTACTGCACAGTCTGGGAAGAACTTGGCTGTTGTGCCtggaccaccaccaccaccacctcctcctcctcctcctctacatCCTGGATCTACCCTGGGCCCTGCAAATGCTCCTTCAgtgccaccaccaccacctcccccTCCTAGTTCTGTTGCAAAAGCTTCTTCATTTAATAATGCCGCACATATTCCTCCCGTGCCACCTCCTGATCCTTTGACTAAAGGGTTGTCAAGAACTAGTAGCGTCTCCTCACCTCCTCTACATTCTGGATCAGCCCTGGGCCCTGCTAATGCTCCTTCAGTGCCACCACCACCCCCTCCTTCTAGTTCTGTTGCTAAAACTTCTTCATTTAATAATGTCGCGCATATTCCTCC includes:
- the LOC127904713 gene encoding protein argonaute 7-like is translated as MFMGADVTHPCPLEDISPSAAAVVGSMNWPAANKYVSRMRSQTHRQEIIWDLGAMVKGLLDDFYQELNELPKRIIFFRDGVSKTQFYKVLEKELQAIREACSRFPGYRPPISFAVVQKRHHTRFFPSETDPSSTKNQFFDKNIPTGTVVDTDYLGLLLTREAKPCMHQHRQSKQSHFNKRKQALVEINRDRDRAYPTCTSAILRNLQRTKKKK
- the LOC18107512 gene encoding formin-like protein 18 isoform X1 translates to MALFRKFFYRKPPDGLLEISERVYVFDCCYCMDTFEEEEYKVYIRGIVGKLRNHLPDASFMVFNFQEGENESQIGSVLSEFDMTVMDYPRHYESFPLLSMEMIHHSLRSSESWLSLGQQNVVLMHCERGGWPVLAFMLAALLLYGKQFTGEQRTLDMIYKQGPQELLHLMSPINPLPSQLRYLQYVSRRNMGTQWPPLDRALTLDCIILRVIPCMDTEGGCQPIFRIHGQDPFMVVDRTPKVLFSTPKRSRFVQHYKQADCELVKIDINCHIQGDVVMECINLDSDHEREQMMFRVMFNTSFISSNILMLNRDEIDTLWDAKDQFPKDFRAEVLFSEMDSSTPIGAIDLPGLEEKDGIPVEVFPRVHEIFSNMDWPDTKTDVAQNMHHHIMEPQENLDSSPQRAEGGSVLMESTFVRVQEKPKLNESENKTPSPTSITLVKQSTLSFKPFSDTNSVREEAEPQELKVALQSMPSIKSSPDANSAREKVEPQELKVACQSTLSIKPSLDAISTQKKVEPQELQVALQWPAQSKIISQRVPQRSLCSPVSYGNNLQGLPVPMSRYHSAPSALGITALLHDHAVSKGEEVVRPVTLSLPSSAISSPITGVLKPPPLNNVSAPRTPPLPTPLQSSFEAPKTTEKPSPTCHIPPAIPQPISISSPVTDPPKPAQLNHVAAPGTPPCPLNPLQSSIEAPKTTNFFSGACHIPPQSRGTDSLLNQHPQPTSDSIHSPLFPSLLSSLSYSSSPVIKSSSSAPPAPPPPPSFSKASPSPFTKKSFPTPPPPPPPPPLPPFTAAPPSSTNRNSYSAPPPLPPGMASKVASSGTAQSGKNLAVVPGPPPPPPPPPPPLHPGSTLGPANAPSVPPPPPPPPSSVAKASSFNNAAHIPPVPPPDPLTKGLSRTSSVSSPPLHSGSALGPANAPSVPPPPPPSSSVAKTSSFNNVAHIPPVPPPPAPLTKGLSRTSSVSSPSHAGVRNGNVPSVPGPPSGAPFSAKGQGMLRINAKNQPRKANLKPYHWLKLTRAMSGSLWAEAQKADEASKAPEFDISELETLFSAAAPNYDCGSTAGKSNRRTLGHKSDKIQLIELRRAYNCEIMLSKVKIPLPDLMSSVLALDDTALDIDQVDSLIKFCPTKEEMELLKGYNGDKENLGKCEQFFLEMMKVPRAESKLRVFSFKIQFQSQVSDLRGNLNVINSASEEIRSSAKLKRIMQTILSLGNALNHGTARGSAVGFRLDSLLKLTDTRARNNKITLMHYLCKVLAEKLPELLDFSKDLVNLEAATKIQLKYLAEEMQAVSKGLEKVMQELTASENDGLVSESFCKNLKVFLAFAESEVRSLASLYSSVGRNADALAFYFGEDPARCPFEQVVSTLLNFVRMFVRAHDENKKQLELGKKKAEKDAQNEKSMMASPRKLSENLVQTPIKSGIFK
- the LOC18107512 gene encoding formin-like protein 6 isoform X2, with translation MECINLDSDHEREQMMFRVMFNTSFISSNILMLNRDEIDTLWDAKDQFPKDFRAEVLFSEMDSSTPIGAIDLPGLEEKDGIPVEVFPRVHEIFSNMDWPDTKTDVAQNMHHHIMEPQENLDSSPQRAEGGSVLMESTFVRVQEKPKLNESENKTPSPTSITLVKQSTLSFKPFSDTNSVREEAEPQELKVALQSMPSIKSSPDANSAREKVEPQELKVACQSTLSIKPSLDAISTQKKVEPQELQVALQWPAQSKIISQRVPQRSLCSPVSYGNNLQGLPVPMSRYHSAPSALGITALLHDHAVSKGEEVVRPVTLSLPSSAISSPITGVLKPPPLNNVSAPRTPPLPTPLQSSFEAPKTTEKPSPTCHIPPAIPQPISISSPVTDPPKPAQLNHVAAPGTPPCPLNPLQSSIEAPKTTNFFSGACHIPPQSRGTDSLLNQHPQPTSDSIHSPLFPSLLSSLSYSSSPVIKSSSSAPPAPPPPPSFSKASPSPFTKKSFPTPPPPPPPPPLPPFTAAPPSSTNRNSYSAPPPLPPGMASKVASSGTAQSGKNLAVVPGPPPPPPPPPPPLHPGSTLGPANAPSVPPPPPPPPSSVAKASSFNNAAHIPPVPPPDPLTKGLSRTSSVSSPPLHSGSALGPANAPSVPPPPPPSSSVAKTSSFNNVAHIPPVPPPPAPLTKGLSRTSSVSSPSHAGVRNGNVPSVPGPPSGAPFSAKGQGMLRINAKNQPRKANLKPYHWLKLTRAMSGSLWAEAQKADEASKAPEFDISELETLFSAAAPNYDCGSTAGKSNRRTLGHKSDKIQLIELRRAYNCEIMLSKVKIPLPDLMSSVLALDDTALDIDQVDSLIKFCPTKEEMELLKGYNGDKENLGKCEQFFLEMMKVPRAESKLRVFSFKIQFQSQVSDLRGNLNVINSASEEIRSSAKLKRIMQTILSLGNALNHGTARGSAVGFRLDSLLKLTDTRARNNKITLMHYLCKVLAEKLPELLDFSKDLVNLEAATKIQLKYLAEEMQAVSKGLEKVMQELTASENDGLVSESFCKNLKVFLAFAESEVRSLASLYSSVGRNADALAFYFGEDPARCPFEQVVSTLLNFVRMFVRAHDENKKQLELGKKKAEKDAQNEKSMMASPRKLSENLVQTPIKSGIFK